The Halogranum gelatinilyticum genome contains the following window.
TCGGTTCGCTTCCCACCGGTGATGACGATCTTACCGCTGCCGAACAGGAGGATGACTACCTTCGGCTCGTCCATCCGGTAGACGAGTCCGGGGAACTGCTCGGGCTCGTACTCGACGTCTTCGAGCCCGAGACCGATCGCCAGCGCGTTGAGGTTGAGGTTGTGGCCGAGGTCCGCGCTCGAGACGATGTTCTGGACCGTGATCTCCGGGTCCTCCTCGACAGGGATGCTCAGGCCTCGGAGCTTGTCGAAGATGATACCGAGTGCCTCGTGGACGTCGTCAATGCTCTTGGCACCCGTACAAACGATCTTCCCGGAACGGAAGATGAGTGCGGCAGCCTTCGGATTCTGC
Protein-coding sequences here:
- a CDS encoding TATA-box-binding protein, encoding MTSPADSIEIQNVVASTGIGQELDLEALADDLPGADFNPDNFPGLVYRTQNPKAAALIFRSGKIVCTGAKSIDDVHEALGIIFDKLRGLSIPVEEDPEITVQNIVSSADLGHNLNLNALAIGLGLEDVEYEPEQFPGLVYRMDEPKVVILLFGSGKIVITGGKRTDDATTAVEQIVERIQNLGLLG